Proteins encoded within one genomic window of Camelina sativa cultivar DH55 chromosome 19, Cs, whole genome shotgun sequence:
- the LOC104766997 gene encoding RNA-binding protein 39 produces the protein MDFDEYEYLEKTVENPLLENEVGNGGDEKAKSEVKERRRSSRHRSDEKRDEDEDGRRSKRSRSRHRSRSRDRERDRHRSSREHRDKDRDRDHEKSRDKEERNGKERERDKDRDRDSKGRDHEKDRERDRSRRSRSRSERRRSQEREKSQEVEPKERETKDRDRDRRRKKEDKVEPEADPERDQRTVFAYQIALRATERDVYEFFSRAGKVRDVRIIMDRISRRSRGIGYVEFYDTMSVPMAIALSGQPLLGQPVMVKPSEAEKNLVQSTTAAGAGGMLGPYSGGARRLYVGNLHINMSEDDLRKVFEPFGSVELVQVPRDETGLCKGFGFVQFARLEDARNALNLNGQLEIVGRAIKVSAVTDQTEVPDAGQTQATGDLDDDDGGGLSLNAQSRALLMQKLDRSGTASSTGLTTAASIHGGVSTISPLANPAVAGLVGAGIIPGVNIPAAIDPVGVPSECLLLKNMFDPSTETEPHFDEDIKEDVKEECSKFGELNHIYVDKYSIGFVYLRFENVKAAMGAQHALHGRWFAGKMITATYMTTEAYEAKFPESKVD, from the exons ATGGACTTTGATGAGTATGAGTACCTAGAGAAGACTGTTGAGAATCCCCTCCTGGAGAATGAAGTTGGGAATGGTGGTGATGAGAAAGCCAAATCTGAAGTGAAAGAGCGGAGGAGAAGCTCGAGGCACAGGAGTGATGAGAAGagggatgaagatgaggatggtCGGCGTTCTAAGCGGTCGAGATCTCGCCACCGTTCACGTtctagagacagagagagggatAGGCATAGAAGTAGCCGGGAGCACAGGGACAAGGATAGGGATAGAGATCACGAAAAGAGtagagataaagaagaaagaaacgggaaagagagggagagggacAAAGACAGGGATCGTGACAGTAAAGGGCGTGACCATGAGAAAGATAGGGAGAGAGATCGTTCACGGCGGAGTAGAAGTCGATCTGAGAGACGTCGGAGtcaggaaagagagaagagccAGGAAGTAGAACCTAAGGAAAGAGAGACCAAGGACCGGGATAGAGATCGCAG ACGCAAAAAGGAGGATAAGGTAGAGCCTGAGGCTGATCCTGAAAGAGACCAGAGAACAGTTTTTGCCTATCAG ATTGCTTTGAGGGCAACTGAAAGGGATGTTTATGAGTTCTTTTCCAGAGCTGGAAAG GTACGGGATGTACGGATAATTATGGATCGAATTTCCAGGCGTTCGAGGGGAATCGG GTATGTGGAATTTTATGATACAATGTCTGTCCCTATGGCTATTGCTCTATCTGGACAACCTCTCCTTGGTCAGCCTGTTATGGTAAAACCTTCTGAAGCTGAGAAGAATCTTGTTCAGTCAACAACTGCTGCTGGAGCAGGGGGGATGTTGGGCCCCTACTCTGGGGGAGCTAGACGTCTTTATGTTGGTAACCTCCACATTAACATGTCAGAAGATGATCTGCGAAAG GTTTTTGAACCATTTGGGAGTGTGGAGCTGGTGCAAGTACCTCGTGATGAAACTGGCCTCTGCAAaggatttggttttgttcag TTCGCTCGCCTGGAGGATGCTAGAAACGCACTGAATCTAAATGGGCAGTTGGAGATTGTAGGTCGTGCAATCAAG GTGTCAGCTGTAACTGATCAAACTGAAGTTCCAGATGCTGGACAGACGCAAGCCACTGGTGATTTGGATGATGACGATGGAGGAGGCCTG TCTCTGAATGCACAATCGCGGGCGCTTCTCATGCAAAAGCTCGATCGTAGTGGAACTGCATCAAG CACTGGCCTTACTACAGCTGCATCTATTCACGGTGGAGTTTCTACAATCTCTCCACTGGCAAATCCTGCTGTTGCTGGACTAGTAGGGGCCGGCATTATTCCCGGTGTAAATATACCAGCTGCGATCGACCCAGTTGGTGTCCCCAGCGAATGTCTGCTACTTAAAAACATGTTTGATCCATCCACAGAG ACTGAACCTCATTTTGACGAGGATATTAAAGAAGATGTTAAAGAAGAATGCTCCAAATTCGGAGAACTGAATCATATCTATGTTGACAA GTACAGCATTGGTTTTGTCTACCTGAGATTTGAGAATGTGAAAGCGGCCATGGGTGCACAACATGCTCTCCATGGGAGATGGTTTGCCGGAAAGATGATTACTGCCACTTACATg ACTACAGAGGCTTACGAAGCCAAATTCCCCGAGAGTAAGGTCGATTAA